The Metabacillus litoralis genome contains a region encoding:
- a CDS encoding PH domain-containing protein, protein MVIKIAYYLIGIISIGILIWIWFGTGYKIEDDLLKVQCGPFQWKLNVKEIRKVREVKSIFTSPALPIDRLNIYYATYNLIRISPENESEFIDLLLKENPQIQLKYEAYK, encoded by the coding sequence ATTGTTATTAAGATAGCTTACTATTTAATTGGAATTATTAGTATTGGAATTTTAATTTGGATATGGTTTGGAACGGGATATAAAATTGAGGATGATCTATTAAAAGTTCAATGTGGACCATTTCAATGGAAATTAAATGTAAAAGAGATAAGAAAAGTAAGGGAAGTAAAAAGTATATTTACCTCACCTGCTCTCCCCATTGATAGGTTAAATATATACTATGCTACATACAATTTAATCAGAATTTCTCCAGAAAATGAATCTGAATTTATTGACCTATTGTTAAAAGAAAACCCTCAGATACAACTTAAATATGAAGCATATAAATAA
- a CDS encoding DUF3231 family protein, with product MDKESLNLTSSEIGTLWGQYMNGTAVDIINKYMVSIIEDKKIKLLFEEAINTFAKQKQQITMFIENEGFPIPIGFTDSDLNKGTKRLFTDIFCLHYLHIITLHGLLGHSTSLSSSVRKDLRNFYDSCDHDGKKMYHQVTDLLLEKGHFQKDPYFYPETNPVFISGGQFTDGYFGDKRPLAATEMIALSLNLKKKILEKSLSIGFSQVTQDKEVRKFLKNTQRASDNQIQSLGKILNGDNLPVPMSWESEVTTSQDPPFSDKLMLYHIGFLLQASQNYHGAGLASAMRSDLVVNYEKIILKNLMVTKDWFDIMTKNKWLEQPPLAPNRKEIAKDK from the coding sequence ATGGATAAAGAAAGTCTCAATCTCACGTCTAGCGAAATAGGTACATTGTGGGGTCAATATATGAATGGTACTGCCGTTGACATCATAAATAAATATATGGTCTCGATCATTGAAGACAAAAAGATCAAACTATTATTTGAGGAAGCTATTAATACTTTCGCAAAACAGAAACAACAAATTACTATGTTTATTGAAAATGAAGGATTTCCAATTCCGATTGGATTTACTGACTCAGATCTTAATAAAGGAACTAAAAGACTATTCACCGACATATTTTGTTTACACTATTTACATATAATAACTCTTCATGGTCTATTGGGTCATTCTACATCCCTTAGTTCTTCAGTGAGAAAGGATTTACGAAACTTTTATGATTCCTGTGATCATGATGGCAAAAAAATGTATCATCAAGTAACTGATTTATTACTTGAAAAAGGACATTTTCAAAAGGATCCTTACTTTTACCCAGAGACAAACCCTGTATTTATTTCAGGAGGACAATTTACAGATGGATACTTCGGTGACAAACGCCCTTTAGCTGCAACCGAAATGATTGCTCTTTCCCTTAACTTAAAAAAGAAAATATTAGAAAAATCTCTTTCGATAGGATTTAGTCAAGTAACACAAGATAAAGAGGTTAGAAAATTCTTAAAGAACACTCAGAGAGCTTCTGATAACCAGATCCAATCCCTTGGAAAAATCCTTAATGGAGATAATTTACCTGTTCCGATGTCCTGGGAATCAGAGGTTACCACCTCTCAAGATCCTCCATTTTCGGATAAGTTGATGCTGTATCACATTGGGTTCTTATTACAGGCTTCACAAAATTATCATGGTGCCGGTCTTGCATCAGCAATGAGATCTGATCTAGTAGTAAATTATGAAAAAATAATTTTAAAGAATTTAATGGTTACAAAAGATTGGTTTGATATTATGACAAAAAATAAGTGGCTAGAGCAGCCACCACTTGCTCCAAATCGAAAAGAAATAGCAAAAGATAAATAA
- a CDS encoding GNAT family N-acetyltransferase, with the protein MKGTIVLEKMKSNDWEQVRKIYLEGISTGNATFQKTAPSWEEWDNAHINNCRRVARSKGKVVGWAALSPISSRSVYSGVGEVSVYVSLKESGKGIGSLLLDSLIENSEKNGFWMLQSGIFPENVGSIKLHKKHGFREVGRRERIGYMDGVWRDTVLLERRSDKVGII; encoded by the coding sequence ATGAAAGGTACTATAGTTTTAGAAAAAATGAAATCAAATGATTGGGAACAAGTAAGAAAAATCTATCTTGAGGGCATTTCTACTGGAAATGCAACCTTCCAGAAAACAGCTCCTTCTTGGGAGGAATGGGACAACGCCCATATTAATAATTGTAGAAGAGTGGCACGTTCAAAAGGAAAAGTTGTGGGCTGGGCTGCTTTAAGTCCAATATCAAGTAGGAGTGTATATTCTGGAGTTGGAGAAGTAAGTGTTTATGTGAGTTTAAAAGAAAGTGGCAAGGGAATTGGGAGTTTACTCTTGGATTCCTTAATTGAAAATAGTGAAAAGAATGGGTTTTGGATGCTACAGTCTGGGATATTCCCCGAAAACGTCGGTAGTATTAAATTACATAAAAAACATGGATTTCGAGAAGTAGGAAGACGTGAACGTATAGGATACATGGATGGCGTGTGGCGAGATACTGTCCTGCTTGAAAGAAGAAGTGATAAAGTAGGAATTATCTAA
- a CDS encoding MFS transporter, translating to MVDPAIQMNSIPKLRKNYSVFRFIGGNLISFCGDQIYLLAIPLIVLSITGSPLSMGIVAALERLPILFQPLTGVLADRFNKKYLLLFCDLLRCIIVGIIGLLFIFGILDMWFLYTGAFTIGVLSQIYNTSQFASIPKMVRKSDLHSVNAINTGFFNTAVLVAPGIGGLIISLYNPGYALLINSMSFFIAFLTVLSINMNTSEDSKKFKRNSFWLDIKEGFQFVFHSKPILFTNLAMLVSVFGTTMFLTMMVFHLTDTISLSSEKVGLLISIGGIGAICGALITTKVRESFTYRSILFFASLIGGLSIVLFGMSTSYIWLIILNAVGTFASSMMNPCIVTIRQSLTPDHLLGRVQATSRFMTWISMPVSAFLAGILSNNIGTNLTIILGGIISTVASFLYLHHSLGK from the coding sequence ATGGTCGATCCAGCAATACAAATGAATTCTATTCCTAAACTCAGAAAGAACTATTCAGTATTTCGATTTATTGGAGGCAACTTAATTTCGTTTTGCGGAGATCAAATATACCTTTTAGCTATTCCACTAATAGTTTTGTCTATTACAGGATCACCATTAAGTATGGGAATAGTTGCAGCACTTGAGAGGCTTCCTATTCTCTTCCAACCATTAACAGGTGTTCTTGCAGACAGATTTAATAAAAAATATTTATTGCTTTTCTGTGATTTGCTTCGGTGTATTATTGTAGGGATAATTGGCTTACTCTTTATTTTTGGAATATTAGATATGTGGTTTTTATATACAGGTGCTTTTACTATTGGGGTTTTAAGCCAAATCTATAACACTTCACAGTTTGCATCTATTCCCAAAATGGTACGTAAAAGTGATTTGCATTCTGTTAATGCAATCAATACAGGCTTTTTCAATACAGCTGTATTAGTTGCTCCAGGAATCGGAGGCTTGATTATAAGCTTATATAATCCAGGATATGCACTCTTAATCAATAGTATGAGCTTCTTTATTGCCTTCCTAACAGTATTAAGCATTAACATGAATACATCTGAGGATAGTAAGAAATTTAAGAGAAATAGCTTTTGGTTAGATATAAAAGAAGGGTTTCAATTTGTGTTCCATTCCAAGCCTATATTGTTTACCAATTTAGCAATGTTAGTTTCTGTTTTTGGTACTACTATGTTTTTAACGATGATGGTTTTTCATTTGACAGATACAATAAGCTTGTCGTCAGAAAAGGTGGGTCTATTGATTTCAATAGGTGGGATAGGAGCTATATGCGGTGCATTAATAACAACAAAGGTAAGGGAATCTTTCACGTATCGCAGTATCCTTTTCTTTGCTTCTCTAATTGGCGGATTATCCATAGTATTGTTTGGTATGTCTACAAGTTACATTTGGTTAATTATATTGAATGCTGTAGGAACATTTGCCTCATCTATGATGAATCCATGTATTGTTACGATAAGGCAATCCCTAACCCCCGATCATCTCTTAGGAAGAGTGCAGGCGACAAGCAGATTTATGACATGGATTTCTATGCCTGTATCAGCATTCCTAGCTGGGATTCTCTCTAATAATATTGGAACAAATCTGACCATTATTTTAGGTGGAATTATATCCACAGTAGCTTCATTTTTGTATTTACATCATTCACTTGGTAAGTAA
- a CDS encoding ArsR/SmtB family transcription factor: protein MDVINITNRKRETYEIKLEYSLLWETALGIAAITNKSLINTLELSKDYLVNLKSSLSEELIKQLKYVEENNTWKALLQILHMQSFKSMTEFTAYIEQLSSQELKYISLPFTGYKTEETRVNASHGEEIAIAQLKSLTANNEFLPNYIDFICNIDEELLKEHLINVMTRWHNEVIEKDDFSSVNFILRNDYESKRQMLSQMSPEDLVKWATGGINYLPEPSVRTVLLIPQFIYRPWNIEADIEGTKVFYYPVANESINPSNRYVPDNSLVLKHKALGDEVRLRIVKLLNEKELTLQEITEKIDLGKSTIHHHLKILRSARIVSINNSKYCLEFNALESLSIEFERFLNK, encoded by the coding sequence ATGGACGTAATTAATATCACTAATAGAAAAAGAGAAACATATGAAATCAAACTAGAATACTCATTGTTGTGGGAAACAGCATTAGGAATTGCTGCCATAACAAATAAATCTTTAATTAACACATTAGAATTATCAAAAGATTATTTAGTGAATTTAAAGAGCTCATTATCTGAGGAGTTAATAAAACAATTAAAGTATGTTGAAGAAAATAATACTTGGAAAGCTCTACTTCAAATACTTCATATGCAATCATTCAAGAGTATGACTGAGTTTACTGCATATATAGAACAGCTCTCTTCTCAGGAATTGAAGTATATCAGTCTCCCATTTACAGGCTATAAAACAGAAGAAACTAGAGTGAATGCTTCACATGGAGAAGAGATTGCGATAGCTCAATTGAAATCTTTAACTGCAAACAATGAATTCCTGCCCAACTACATAGACTTCATATGTAATATTGACGAAGAGCTTTTGAAAGAGCATCTGATAAATGTAATGACAAGATGGCATAACGAAGTTATAGAAAAAGATGATTTTTCATCAGTTAATTTTATATTGAGAAATGACTATGAATCTAAAAGACAAATGCTCTCACAAATGTCTCCTGAGGATTTAGTGAAGTGGGCTACAGGAGGAATCAACTACTTACCAGAACCTAGTGTAAGGACAGTATTATTAATTCCTCAATTTATTTATCGTCCGTGGAATATAGAAGCTGATATAGAAGGAACCAAGGTCTTTTATTATCCAGTAGCAAATGAAAGTATTAATCCTAGTAATCGTTATGTACCTGATAACTCTCTTGTTTTAAAACATAAAGCTTTAGGGGATGAAGTAAGACTCAGAATTGTAAAGCTACTGAATGAGAAGGAGTTAACATTACAGGAGATAACCGAAAAGATAGATTTAGGCAAATCAACGATACACCATCATCTGAAAATTCTTAGATCAGCTAGAATTGTTTCGATTAACAACTCTAAGTACTGTCTAGAATTTAATGCATTAGAAAGTCTTTCGATAGAGTTTGAACGATTTCTTAATAAGTAG
- a CDS encoding SMI1/KNR4 family protein, translated as MKKEYYQGKDFWSDQYSWDYEPVTDRMIEEAERQLQVKLPLSYINLLKEQNGGFVHYDRFDHDGDRLVWMDHMEGVDLEVPHHGNGILASKYWIKECNLPVSPSTTVILWGDYHHFIALDYYKEAEIPSVVQFWETWEAEEPWGKTHLASTFDEFLSKLYRKPKFEPKKIKNKTKTTD; from the coding sequence ATGAAAAAAGAATATTATCAGGGTAAAGACTTTTGGTCGGATCAGTATTCTTGGGATTATGAACCTGTCACAGATCGTATGATTGAAGAGGCTGAGAGACAATTACAAGTAAAGCTTCCCTTGTCTTATATAAATCTGTTAAAAGAACAAAACGGTGGTTTTGTTCATTATGATCGTTTTGACCATGATGGAGATAGATTGGTTTGGATGGATCATATGGAAGGGGTTGATTTAGAAGTACCTCATCATGGCAATGGGATTCTTGCATCTAAATACTGGATTAAAGAATGTAATTTGCCTGTATCTCCTTCCACTACTGTGATACTATGGGGGGATTATCATCATTTTATTGCATTGGATTACTATAAAGAAGCTGAAATTCCATCTGTTGTTCAATTTTGGGAAACTTGGGAAGCGGAAGAACCATGGGGAAAGACTCATTTAGCTTCTACATTTGATGAGTTTTTATCAAAACTGTATAGGAAGCCTAAATTTGAACCTAAGAAAATTAAAAATAAAACAAAAACAACAGATTAA
- a CDS encoding CBO0543 family protein: protein MEPQTLFVYTASFIFLLVAYNIPKKMKPYQIYVTTMFAIVFGLLVDTILAVKYKFYVLDKPGIQIPPLIGQVILYGTTSVILLNLYPFHKSKKRKLVFILCFTLITIVFEFISYKVGFIKYNEWKMWYSALCYPFLIYFLILHYYFFKWLVERT, encoded by the coding sequence ATGGAACCACAAACGCTTTTTGTTTATACAGCAAGCTTTATTTTTTTGCTCGTGGCGTATAACATTCCTAAAAAAATGAAGCCTTATCAAATTTATGTAACTACAATGTTTGCAATAGTATTTGGTCTTCTTGTTGACACAATACTTGCAGTAAAATATAAGTTTTATGTTCTTGATAAGCCTGGAATACAAATACCACCATTAATTGGTCAAGTTATTTTATATGGTACAACAAGCGTAATATTACTAAACCTTTACCCATTTCATAAGTCGAAAAAAAGGAAATTGGTTTTTATCTTATGTTTTACTTTAATAACTATTGTATTTGAGTTTATATCTTATAAAGTTGGTTTTATTAAATATAATGAGTGGAAGATGTGGTATTCTGCTTTGTGTTACCCTTTCCTAATTTATTTCCTTATATTGCATTATTATTTCTTTAAGTGGTTAGTTGAACGTACATAG
- a CDS encoding GNAT family N-acetyltransferase, which yields MEFIPIDLNEHRDYVIQFRKDSFIVSFGSDDDFGSEEDYLDWLKQQSEKYPEGFVLAVENQQPIGQLELTLKEFDGKQIGYVNLYYLISGKRGKGYGTLLHNYALTFFKNNGVNEYHLRVSPTNHNAISFYIKNGMKKINTEMIGKVLRFSGNLPC from the coding sequence ATGGAATTCATACCAATTGACCTAAATGAACACAGAGATTATGTAATTCAATTTAGAAAAGATTCTTTTATTGTTAGCTTTGGATCTGATGATGATTTTGGAAGTGAAGAAGATTATCTGGACTGGTTAAAACAGCAGTCGGAGAAATACCCAGAGGGTTTCGTATTAGCAGTAGAAAATCAGCAGCCTATTGGACAACTTGAACTAACTTTGAAAGAATTTGATGGAAAGCAAATTGGTTATGTTAACTTATATTATCTAATTTCTGGTAAACGAGGAAAGGGATATGGTACTTTGCTTCACAACTATGCACTTACTTTCTTTAAAAATAATGGAGTGAATGAATATCATCTTAGGGTTTCACCAACTAACCACAACGCAATATCATTTTATATCAAAAACGGTATGAAGAAAATAAACACTGAAATGATTGGGAAAGTCTTGAGGTTTTCAGGAAATCTTCCTTGTTAA
- a CDS encoding NUDIX hydrolase: MGILTFGKKEKDREYILRAAVYCVIFNDENDKVAIIETDDGKYFLPGGGIEEGESHEECLIREALEEMGVEIEIGDFIGCANRYFYSTIELKHYLSEGHFYICKIGKKVSESIEEGHLLKWIEPSQAITNLFHEHQSWAVNEALKHFWPTLDR; the protein is encoded by the coding sequence TTGGGTATTCTTACATTTGGGAAAAAAGAGAAAGATAGAGAATATATATTAAGAGCTGCAGTGTATTGTGTAATCTTCAATGATGAAAATGATAAAGTAGCTATTATCGAAACAGATGATGGAAAGTATTTTCTTCCAGGTGGTGGAATAGAAGAAGGTGAGTCTCACGAAGAATGTTTAATAAGAGAAGCTTTAGAAGAGATGGGAGTTGAGATTGAAATAGGTGATTTTATAGGATGTGCTAATCGATATTTTTATTCTACAATCGAACTTAAGCATTATCTCAGTGAAGGTCATTTCTATATATGTAAGATTGGAAAGAAAGTAAGTGAATCAATTGAGGAAGGCCATTTATTAAAATGGATTGAACCTTCTCAAGCTATAACAAATTTATTTCACGAACACCAAAGTTGGGCAGTTAATGAAGCACTAAAGCATTTCTGGCCTACTCTAGATCGATAA
- a CDS encoding histidine phosphatase family protein: MQIIFIRHGQGEHTLNIPQSLHIYDPALTNMGMMQAIGLAEEMPLNEDDILIVSPLRRTLQTAEIWSHKILCRKITTPIVSPRIFPQIPKAKTLPCDKLLEKRKILSEFPDFYLHEGLPNKIWTDGINVLPEKEFREIAKNFIDWCKEQNGKRIFVVSHDGTITSFREFITGKKLSRADFPNETSSICLEI, from the coding sequence GTGCAGATTATTTTTATTAGACATGGACAAGGTGAACACACTTTAAATATTCCACAAAGCTTACATATATATGATCCTGCATTAACTAATATGGGCATGATGCAGGCTATAGGTTTAGCAGAAGAAATGCCACTTAATGAAGATGATATATTGATAGTAAGTCCCTTACGAAGAACTCTACAGACTGCGGAAATATGGAGTCATAAAATATTATGTAGAAAGATTACAACACCAATAGTTTCACCTAGAATATTCCCTCAAATACCAAAGGCAAAAACATTACCATGTGATAAATTATTAGAAAAAAGAAAGATACTAAGTGAATTTCCTGATTTTTATCTACATGAGGGATTACCAAACAAGATATGGACAGATGGGATAAACGTATTGCCAGAAAAGGAGTTTAGGGAGATCGCTAAGAATTTCATCGATTGGTGTAAAGAACAGAATGGAAAAAGAATTTTTGTTGTCTCACATGATGGTACAATAACATCTTTTAGAGAATTTATAACAGGTAAAAAGCTATCACGAGCTGACTTTCCTAATGAAACAAGTTCTATTTGTTTAGAAATATAA
- a CDS encoding DUF4306 domain-containing protein, producing MKRIITFILLLPIFAYSFFATSWTGSYIMLEENWKKHIIFTPMNATDPKQIYEIDKFFYAFKYQPIITIACIISFLILLSIIVTWIIKKFNNNEKSIVN from the coding sequence TTGAAAAGAATTATTACCTTCATACTTTTATTACCTATATTTGCATATAGTTTCTTCGCAACTTCTTGGACGGGTTCATATATAATGCTCGAAGAAAATTGGAAAAAACACATCATCTTTACTCCTATGAATGCTACAGATCCAAAACAAATTTATGAAATTGATAAATTTTTCTATGCTTTTAAATACCAACCGATAATAACCATTGCCTGTATTATATCTTTCTTAATATTATTGAGTATTATTGTTACTTGGATTATTAAAAAGTTTAATAATAACGAAAAAAGTATCGTAAATTAA
- a CDS encoding DUF3888 domain-containing protein encodes MKPIIHSLFLLPMTLLISLQIACAEDFHRKGYSEDLYNATHDVTQEQYLKNFMIELFMPHIVKETQKYYKDPSATGLTYDWDNKYNVVEIHYEVEQEINNQHFPYTVTFTANVYNGDMNNQKFFGTDTLTFGVNPALIVNKEIKDHLAIKLIDYKHKKPNNE; translated from the coding sequence ATGAAACCAATTATTCATTCGCTTTTTCTATTACCAATGACTCTTTTAATTTCATTACAAATTGCATGTGCGGAAGATTTTCATCGTAAAGGTTATAGCGAGGACTTATATAATGCTACTCATGATGTTACACAAGAACAATATCTTAAAAACTTTATGATTGAGCTTTTTATGCCCCATATTGTAAAAGAGACTCAAAAATATTATAAAGATCCTTCCGCAACTGGTTTAACGTACGACTGGGATAATAAATATAATGTCGTTGAAATCCATTACGAAGTAGAGCAGGAAATTAATAATCAACATTTTCCCTATACCGTTACATTTACAGCTAATGTTTACAACGGAGATATGAACAACCAAAAGTTTTTTGGTACAGATACTTTAACGTTTGGTGTTAACCCAGCTTTAATTGTCAATAAAGAAATAAAAGATCATTTAGCAATCAAATTAATCGACTATAAACACAAAAAACCTAATAATGAGTAG
- a CDS encoding GNAT family N-acetyltransferase: MKIRLSKEIEFDKMVDIWYEGSLIAHDFIDKDYWNSQRHQMKEIYFPMSENYVICNAKEIVGFISMVDNYLAALFIDIENQGNGYGKELLNFIKKQRKNIQLKVYKKNDVAVNFYLRNGFVNKEERLDEQTSEVEFLMEWREV, from the coding sequence ATGAAAATTAGATTAAGTAAAGAAATAGAATTTGATAAAATGGTAGATATATGGTATGAAGGTTCATTAATAGCTCATGATTTTATTGATAAAGATTATTGGAATTCTCAGCGACATCAGATGAAAGAAATATACTTTCCGATGTCTGAAAATTATGTTATATGCAATGCAAAAGAAATCGTGGGTTTCATCTCAATGGTAGATAACTATTTGGCAGCATTGTTTATTGATATTGAAAATCAAGGTAATGGATATGGAAAAGAATTATTGAACTTTATAAAAAAACAAAGGAAGAATATACAATTGAAAGTTTACAAGAAAAATGATGTTGCAGTTAATTTTTATTTGAGAAATGGTTTTGTGAATAAAGAGGAACGACTGGATGAACAGACTTCCGAAGTTGAGTTTTTAATGGAATGGAGAGAGGTTTAA
- a CDS encoding GyrI-like domain-containing protein yields MQNFNYEIVEIPAYRGIGLKWGGSYTEINTLKKLINSMSSRVGELDHVVNPETQLGLSYHLRPDGFVHYSVYEVTQEQQLPDGMVEINVPKMTYLLTHHKKGQDIGQTYNKILQWLKESNYTPYVEPGVKYYDDLPIKHERYPNDRVFNNPHFDILIPIFKKE; encoded by the coding sequence GTGCAAAACTTCAATTATGAAATTGTTGAGATACCTGCGTATCGAGGAATCGGATTAAAGTGGGGTGGCTCGTACACGGAAATTAATACTTTGAAAAAACTTATTAATAGTATGAGTAGTAGAGTAGGAGAGTTAGATCATGTTGTCAATCCAGAGACTCAATTAGGTCTATCCTATCATCTTAGGCCTGATGGATTTGTTCATTATTCTGTTTATGAAGTTACTCAAGAACAACAACTTCCCGATGGTATGGTAGAAATAAATGTACCCAAGATGACTTACTTATTGACGCATCACAAAAAGGGACAAGACATCGGTCAAACTTATAACAAAATCCTTCAATGGCTTAAGGAAAGTAATTATACCCCTTATGTAGAGCCGGGTGTGAAATATTACGATGATTTACCGATAAAACACGAAAGGTACCCGAATGATCGTGTTTTTAATAATCCTCATTTTGATATCTTAATTCCTATTTTTAAGAAGGAATAA